Within Eggerthella timonensis, the genomic segment TCCATGGCCATCCTCGTGTGCGCCGCTGCGAACATCTACGGCACCGAGACCGTGGTGACGAACGGCAAAGACATGGCGTTGGCGCTGCAGCCGCTGCTGGGCTCGTGGGCCACGTGGATGATCGGCCTCGGCCTGCTGTGCGCCGGCTTCTCGAGCGCCATCACGGCGTCGTTCTCGGCCGCCTACGCGGTGAACGGCGTGCTGGGCTGGAAGAAGACGACCAAGGATCTGCGCTTCAAGCTTATCTGGATCATCGTGCTGGTGGCCGGTTGCGTGATGGCCGTCGTGCTGGGCAAGAGCCCGACCGAGCTCATCCTGGTGGCGCAGGCGGCGAACGCCATCCTGCTGCCCATCATGGCGTTCTTCGTGCTGTACTGCGCGAACGGCAAGGACTTGGGCAAGTGGAAGAATCACATCTTCGCGAACTGCGCGGGCGTGGTGATCATCGTGATCACGTTGTTCATGTGCTGGCGCAACATGTCGAGCTTTATCACGTCGCTGCAAGCGCTGATCGGCGCGTAAGCGCTCGAGCGGCACTTCATGCGCCCGCCGGTTTCGGCGGGCGCTTCGTTTTCGGGAGCATCTTCGCTCCGAGCGGGATGATGTCGGAGCAGCGTGCGGGAAGCAGGCTGCGGAGGGAGGCGCGGTATGGACGAGATCGACGTGCACGAGGCGCTGGGACGGCTCGTGGCGTTTCTAGCCGCCGAGCGCGAGGAGCTTGCGGGGCTTGCGGTGCCCGACGACCCTGAGGAGCGCTGGACGCTCGCGCGTTCGCTCATGAACATGCGGCTTCCGCATCCCGTGCCTGCCGCGGTGCTGGAGGCGCAGGACGCCGTGTTGCGCTCGCGCATCGCGCGGGCGGGCGTGACGGATGCGGGCACGCTGTCGTCCGTGGGCGACGGCGGGGTCGACGGGCGGCTGGCGCTGTGGCGCGGCGACATCACGACGCTTGCGGCGGACGCCATCGTGAACGCCGCGAACAGCAAGCTGCTGGGCTGTTTCATTCCCGGGCACCACTGCATCGACAACGCCATCCATACGTTCGCGGGCATGCAGCTGCGCTTGGCATGCAGCGAGCTCATGCGCGCGCAGGGCCACGACGAGCCGGTGGGGAACGCGCAGGTGACGCCCGCGTTCAACCTGCCTTCGCGCTTCGTGGTGCACACGGTGGGGCCGCAGGTCCCCACCGGAGCGCCGAGCGCCGCGCAGGATGAGCAGCTGGCGTCGTGCTACCGCGCGAGCCTCGACGCCGCGGCCGCTGCGGGCTGCGCGTCCCTTGCGTTCTGCTGCATCTCGACGGGCGAGTTCCGCTTCCCGCGCGAACGCGCTGCCCGCATCGCGGTGGGGGAGGTGCGGGCGTGGCTCGCGCGCGACGAGCGCATCGAGCGCGTGGTGTTCAACGTGTTCGGAGACGAGGACGAGCGCGTGTACCGCGAGCTGTTGGGGTAGATGCGTGGGCGGGCGGGTCGAGCTTTCCGCTGCTTTCTCGACCCGTGCGCCCCCGCTCTGCGTCGGCCATTCCCGCTCCGCGCATCCTCCGTCTCCTCTATCCTCCGCTTTCTCCTTCCTTCTCTCGTTCTTCCTCCGGCAGCACAAAATCGTAGTTATGCACGATTATTTCGGAGCACTAAATTTCCGACCTGGCCTTTTTCTCTGGAACAAAGAAAAGCAGCGGCGAAAATCATGCATAACTACGATTTTGTGCTGAACTGCGTTGCGGCGTGCTGCGCGGAGGGACTATCATGAGTAAATGGATCCAGTTCTCAGCCACATATCGGCTCTCGAATACTGGCGGTCGGTGCGCATCGGCTCAAGGAGCTTTCGCGCTCTCGAAGATACGAGTGCTCTGCTCGACGAGGCGCCCAACAAAGGCGCGCTCGCCGAGCCTGGTCCCTGGTGGCTTCATCGACCCCTGCATGTGCTGGTGGGGAAGCCTTCTGCGCGTCGGTCGTCGAGCGAGGTGATCGCCCATGTGCAGAGCGGTCCGCTTCCCGCTGGGTCGGTGCTCGATACGTGCAACGGATTCTGCGTGTGCTCGCCCGAGCTGTGCTTCCTGCAGATGGCGACCGGTATGACGCTGCCCAAACTCATCGAACTGGGGTTCGAGCTGTGCGGCACGTACGACGTTTCCAACGGCGAAATGCGGCCATGCATGCCGCTCACTACGGTCGAAAAGCTTGCGGCGTTCGCAGAGCGGGCGGAACGAATTCGCGGGAGGGCGAACGCTCTACGCGCGCTGAGCTACGTCGCGAGCGGATCGGCTTCGCCGCGCGAAACGATTTTGACGATGCTGCTCAACCTGCCTTATGCCCTCGGAGGCTACGGTATCGCAATGCCGGTATTGAACCATCGCATCGATCTAGGGAAGCGCGAGCGGCGAATCGCAGGGCGCGCCTATCTTGTGTGCGATCTGTACTGGCCGGCCGCGAAGCTCGATGTCGAATACGATGGCGGGCTGCACGTTGAAGCCGATCGGGTGTCGAAGGACTCGATGCGCCGAGACGCGCTGGTTTCGATGGGGATCACCGTGCTGACGGTTACGAACTGGCAGCTCAACGATGGGGGCGAGATGAATGGAATCGCGCACGTGATCGCTGGGCGCGTCGGCAAGCAGCTCCGCTACAAGGACCCGAAGTTCACGCAGACGAATAGAGCCCTTCGAAAGGAGCTGCTGGGGAATCCGTGAGCGCGATTGTCTTCGGCCATGTGTTTCTTTTTTGGTAACAGTTGACTTTGAGTCGGCTCCAGGGGTTAGTATGACCTCAATACAACACGCACGTGAGAAGGAGCAAGCATGACCGAGATCAACGAGCAAGCGAGGGCTTACCGCAAGCGGCTCTTCCCCGGGTTCGATTCGCCGCTGGCGTGCACCGACCCCGAATTCGTCGAGCGCCTCGACCGCTTCGCCTTCGGCGAAGTGCCTGCCAGCGACGACCTGGACGACCGTACGCGTATGATGGCGATTCTGGCATCGCTCATCGGGGCGCAGGCGATCGACCTGTTCAAAGCCATGGCGAAGGGCGCATTCAACGTGGGCCTCACGCCGGTGGAAGTGAAGGAGATCGTCTACCAGGCCACACCGTACGTCGGGATGGGGCGCATGCTGCCGTTTTTGTACGCGGTGAACGAGCTGCTGGAGCACCGCCTCGTATCGTTGCCGCTCGAGGGGCAGGCCACCACGACCGAGGACACGCGCCTCGAGGCCGGCGTGCAGAAGCAGGTGGATCTCTTCGGGCCGCAGATGGCCGACTTCTACCGGTCGGGCCCCGAGGAAACGCGCCACATCAACCGCTGGCTAGCCGAGAACTGCTTCGGCGACTACTACACGCGCACCGGGCTCAACGACGTTCAGCGCGAGATGATCACGCTGTGCTTCCTGGCCGCTCAAGGCGGGTGCGAACCGCAGCTGGTCAGCCATGCGAAAGCGAACATCCGCCTGGGCAACGACCGGGCGTTCCTCATCAAGGTGGTGTCCCAGTGCGTGCCCTACATCGGCTACCCGCGCAGCCTCAACGCGCTGCGCTGCATCGACGAGGCCGCTGCGGCGCTGGAGGACGACGGCGCCGGCGAGTAGCCGCGCAGTGGGCGGCCCCGGCTCTTGCGCGAGCCGGGGTCGCCGTCGGTCGCAACGCCCATTCGCCCGAAACACACGCTTCAGCGCTCTCAAACGTGTGTTTCGGGCGAATGGGCGCGCGCGTCCGCGTCGTCGCTCGCTAAGCCTGACGCTCCACCAGGTCGATCAGCTCCTGGTGCGAATGCACGTCGAGCTTCGCGTAGATGTGGCTGACGTGGGTTTTCACCGTGTTGTACGACACGGTGAGCTCGTCTTGGATGAAGCGGACGTTGCGGCCGCGCGCCAGGTACTCGAAAATCTCCTGCTCGCGATCGGTGAGCCCGGCGGCCTCGCCGATGGCCGCGCACCGGTCGGCGACGGGGGACAACGGGCCGTCGCCTGCGGTGCCCGTCGCCGACACGAGCGGCGCAAGCGGCTGGATTCCCTGGATGGTGTGCGAAAAGCTGAACGATTTCTGCACGAGCACCACGTACGCGACGATTCCGGACACGAGGCAGGCCGAGATGATGGACGTCGTGGTGGCGTCGGCCGTCATCTCGTTCGTGAACCGCCCGAAGTTGGCGCCCAGCAGCGTGCCCCATGACGCCATGGCATTGCCCCAGGCCAGCATCGGCAGCGCGCTCACCGTGTTCTTCGCCCCCAGCGCGATGAGCACGAAGTACATGAGAATCTCGAAGAACCCGGTGCCGCACGACAAGAGCGTGCTGATCAGCGTGCCGTTCACCGTGGCGATGGACAGCACGAGGAATCCGGCCACCGAGCACAGGATGGACAGCTGGAAGAACGCGTCGGGCGAGAAATCCTTGCGGCTGAGCACGACGTATCCCAGCACCAGCACGAACGGGACCAACGCGCCGAGCGCCAGCAGCGGCACGCGCCCCACCTCGCCGAACGTGAGCGTGTAGCCGTAGATGAAGCGGAACAGCAGCAGCGTGACGAACAGCTGGTGGCCGAACGGCAGAAACGACGACGGCGCCGTGACCGCGGCTTGTGCGGGCGAGCCCTCCGCGTACACCTGGTTGAGCAGCGGGCGCGCGTACGGCGCGATGATGAGCACGGCGACGAGCGGAATGATGCAGAACAGCGCCAGGTTCACGCCCCACGGAAGCAGCGCGAAGACGCTGCGCAGCGCGTAGGCCAGCACGTACGCCAGCGTCACGCTGATGCCGAGGCGGCGCGCGTCCAGCCCGATGCACCCGATGCCCACGATGATGTTCGACAGCCCCGTCCCCACGGTGACCAGCGCCGCGCCGCATACGAGCACGGCTGGCAGCGCCCCGAAGATACCCAGAGCCATGACGAGCGATCCGACGACCATCGTTGATGCCGCGGCTGCGAAAAAGCGTCGGCTCGTGAACAGGCGCGGATACCAGTACGAGGCGAACGCGAGCGCGGTGAGCGTGAGGCCGCCTGCGACGGCGCTGGCTTCGCGCGTCCACAGGAACACGGGATCGAACAAGGGGAAGGCGCTGTAGTTCAGCAGCCAGTAGCCGATGAACGAACCCATGAGAGCAACGGTGCACACGAGAAAGCGCAGCGGATGCGCTGCCGCCGACGCCGGCGCGGGCGCGGTATGAGGGAACGCGGCAGCCATGCGTGCATCCCCTCCCCGGATAGGCATCGTGCAGTGTTTCCGGGGGCTATTTTATCAGGAGCCGCTGGCGCGCAAGGGGACGGAAGGCAAAATCACCCGACCCGTATGAGACGCCTCACTCGGGTGACGTGACGCATTTCGGTCGGGCGAGCCGTAGAGTTGAAAGCGTTCCAATCGAGGCGCTTCGACGCTTCGATGATACGTACAAGAAGGAAGGGGAGCGTCATGAAGGATGCGAACAAGGGATTGAGCCGGCGCGCGTTTCTGGGCTTGGGAGCCACAGCCGCCGCGTTGGCAGGCGCCGGTTTGGCGGGATGCTCGCCGAGCGCCGCGCCCTCGAAAGAGGAGGCTGCTGCCGAAGCGGTGAACGACTGGCTGGGCGCGGAGCCCGAGATTCCCGAGGACAAGATCGTCGAAACCATCGACACCGAGGTGCTCGTGTGCGGCGCCGGCACGTCCGGGTTGTTCGCCGCCTGCTCAGCTGCCGAGGAGGGCGCGAAGGTCGTCTGTCTCGAGAAGGCCGGCATTGGCGGTGGCGTGCGCGACAACCTGGGGTCGCTCAACAGCCGTCTGCAGAAGGAGGCCGGCTGCGAGATCGACGAGAACGAGATCTGCAACGACCTCATGCGTTACGCCGACGGCTACTGCAACCCGCGTCTCTACCATATCTGGGCGCAGAATTCCGGCGAGGCGATCGACTGGTATCAAGATCGTCTAGAAGAGGCCGGCTTCGAACTGTTCTTCGAGGCGGCGAACGACGCCAAGCCGTCCATCTACAAGCACTGGGCCACGGGCCACATCCCCAGCTGGCCGGCTGATGCCGAGTTCGCGGGGCTCAAGGACGTGACGAACGGCAAGATCGTGCTGGGCGACTACGCCAAGAAGGTGGGCGTGGACTTCCGTTTCACCACGCCGCTCGTGAAGCTCGTGCATGAGAACGGGAAGGTGACCGGCGCCATCGCCAAGGGCTCCGACGGTTACATCAAGATCAACGCCAGCAAGGGCACCGTCGTGTGCACGGGCGGCTACGCGCGCAACGAGGACATGCTCAAGGCGCTGCAGCCGCAGACGCTGAACAAGTACTCGCTGTCCATCGCCATCGACGGCACCACGGGCGACGGCATCAAGTCGTGTTTGTGGGCGGGTGCGCGCATGGACGAGGTGCATACGGCCATGGTGTTCGACCGCGTTGCCGTGAAGCCCGACGAGTTCGGCGGCGCGCAGACCACGGGATCGCTGTTCTGGATGGGGTCGAACCCGTGGCTCAAGGTGAACCTCAACGGTGAGCGCTTCGCCAACGAGTCCGGCCCGTACGACTACATCCTGAACGCCGCGCTCACGCAGCCGAACCACACCGTGGTGGACATTTGGGATTCGGATTACGAGACCTACCTCGAGCAGTTCGACATCCATGGCTGCGCGCGCGTGTACCCCTTCGAGAACGGTGCGCCCACGAACATGACGCTCGAGACGGTGAAGGGCATCAACGAGGGTCTGCTGGCCGACGGCTACATCGTGAAAGCCGACACCATCGAGGAGCTGGCGAAGGGCTTGGGGATCCCGGCCGAGAACCTCAAGAAGACGGTTGAGCGCCAGAACGAGAACTACGACAACCAGGTCGACCCCGACTTCGGCAAAGAGGCCTTCCGCCTGTCGCCCGTGCGCAAGGCGCCGTTCTACGGCGTGCGCACCTCGGGCTACATGCTGTGCACGCTCGACGGCATCACCATCAACGAGAACTTCCAGGCCGTGAACGAGGCGGGCGAGGCTATCGAGGGCCTGTACGTGACCGGCGTCGACTCGGGTTCGTACTACGCGCACACGTACCCGAACATGTCCACCGGCAACTGCTGCGGCCGCTCGGTGACGTTCGCCCGCATGATCGGCAAGGCGCTGGCCGCCAAGTAGCACCTGGAGCGCGGCATCGCGTCGATGCACGCGTTGGCACGAAACCGCCGCAATCGCTCATCCCGGGGCCGCCGCCGTATGGCGCGGCCCCTCCTCAACCGGCCCCGCGCGACGCTCCCTCCCGTCGTGCGGGGCCACTCCATCAGCACTGTCGCCCGATTCGTACGGTTTTTCGCGCAAAACCGTACGAATCGGGCGACAAAGTTCGTGGCGTTGTCGACTTCGGCTGCGTCGAGAGCCTACTCCGCGCCCACCGCTTTGATGGCGATGTCGTCTTGCTCGAGCTCCTGACGGATGCGGCTGACGAAGGCGAGCGCGGTGGGGGAGTCGCCGTGCACGCACAGCGTGTCGGGGTGAAGATCCACCAGCTTGCCCGTGACGGACAGCACAGCTCCTTCGCGGATGGCGTTCTTCACGCGCTCGATGGCGTGCTCTTCGTCGCGGATGAGCGCGGCGGGGTCGTTGCGGCTAACCAGGCGCCCTTCGTCGGTGTAGTTGCGGTCCGCGAAGAACTCCTCGGCCGTGATCAGGCCCAGCTTGCGGCCTTCGTCCACCAGCGCGCTGTTTGCAAGGCCCACCAGCACGAGTTGCGGGTCCACGTCGCGGACGGCCTGTGCCAGCGCGGCCGCTAGCTCAGGGTCGACGGCCGCATGGTTGTACAACTGGCCGTGCGGCTTCACGTGCGCGAGCTGCACGCCCTGCGCCGAGCAGAACGCTTGCAGCGCACCGATCTGGTACAGCATGTAGGAGTACGCCTCGTCCGGCGATAGGTGCATATCGCGTCGACCGAACCCTTGCAGGTCGGGGTAGCCCGGATGCGCGCCGATGGCGATGCCCGCGTCCTTCGCCATGCCCACCGTCTTGCGCATCACGACGGGGTCGCCCGCATGCTGCCCGCACGCGATGTTCGCGCTTGAGACGAGCGGGATGATCTGGTCGTCGAGGCCCAGCGTATAGCGCCCGAAGCTCTCGCCCAGATCGCTGTTCAAGTCGATGCGATACATAACACCCTTCTTTCCTGCGTGGTTTGACCCCTATTGTAGAGCAACGGCCGACACGCCGCGAATACTTCACGTGCTTTCGCTGTGTCCTCGATGGCACGTTGGTCGTCATGCGTCAGGTCAGTCTGTCAGACAGCGTCCATTGTATTGGGTTGCGTGCGAGTGTTTCACGTGAAACACTCGTTCGAATTTTCGTGATCGCGATGCTGGTTGGAACGCGTGTTCCAACCAGCATCGCGTCCAGGTGCGACCTTATTCCTTCAGGTCCACGTTCTTCGTATCCGTGATGAGCATGCAGCCCGGGGCGTGGGTGATGGCGAAGGGGGGCTTGCTGTTCATGACGATGGACTGGGGCGTCACGCCGCAGGCCCAGAACACGGGCACCTCGCCGTCGCGGATGTCCACGGGGTCGCCGAACTCGGGATGCGCGATGTCGTGCACGCCGATGGCCGCGGGGTCGCCGATGTGGATGGGCGCGCCGTGCACCTTTGGGATGGCGCCGGAGATCCGCACCGCCTTTACCACCTGGTCGTAGGGGATGGGGCGCATCGACATGACCATGTTGCCGGACATGCTGCCGGCGGGCGTGCATGGCACGCCGGTGAGGTACATGGGCACGTTGCAGCCCATGGTGTTGTGGCGGATCTCGATGCCGGCCTCGATGAGCTCGCTCTCGAACGAGAACGAGCAGCCGATGACGAACGACACCAGGTCGTCGCGCCAGTAGTCCTCGACGTTCTCCACCTCGGCCACTAGCTGGCCGTGCTCGTAGATGCGATAGCGTGGGAAGTCGGTGGCGATGTCGCAATCGATGGCGCAGATGGTGGCCTCGCGCGCGCCCACCTCGGTCACTTCAAGCAGCGGGCAGGGCTTGGGGTTGCGCTGCGCGAACAGCAGGAAGTCGTAGGCCTGCTCGCGGGGCAGCACGATGAGGTTCGCCTGCGCGTAGCCGGGACACAGGCCGCTCGTCGGCGCCGTGAACGCGCCCGAGCGGATCAGCCGACGCGCCTCCACCGGCGACGCGGCAAGCATCTGGGCCCAAACCTCGTCGGCAACGCCTTCGGGCTTGGCGGGAACAACGTCGTTCGTCATACGATCTCCTTTCCGTCACGTGCTGACATTATCGCACGCTCTGCGCGTACGTGTGCTTCTTGCAGGATCTTTTTCCGCAAGCGCATTTTCCCGTGCAGGTGCACAAAAGCAATTTGGGATACCAAAAAAACCACCATTGAC encodes:
- a CDS encoding LamB/YcsF family protein, with product MYRIDLNSDLGESFGRYTLGLDDQIIPLVSSANIACGQHAGDPVVMRKTVGMAKDAGIAIGAHPGYPDLQGFGRRDMHLSPDEAYSYMLYQIGALQAFCSAQGVQLAHVKPHGQLYNHAAVDPELAAALAQAVRDVDPQLVLVGLANSALVDEGRKLGLITAEEFFADRNYTDEGRLVSRNDPAALIRDEEHAIERVKNAIREGAVLSVTGKLVDLHPDTLCVHGDSPTALAFVSRIRQELEQDDIAIKAVGAE
- a CDS encoding carboxymuconolactone decarboxylase family protein; amino-acid sequence: MTEINEQARAYRKRLFPGFDSPLACTDPEFVERLDRFAFGEVPASDDLDDRTRMMAILASLIGAQAIDLFKAMAKGAFNVGLTPVEVKEIVYQATPYVGMGRMLPFLYAVNELLEHRLVSLPLEGQATTTEDTRLEAGVQKQVDLFGPQMADFYRSGPEETRHINRWLAENCFGDYYTRTGLNDVQREMITLCFLAAQGGCEPQLVSHAKANIRLGNDRAFLIKVVSQCVPYIGYPRSLNALRCIDEAAAALEDDGAGE
- a CDS encoding FAD-dependent oxidoreductase, producing MKDANKGLSRRAFLGLGATAAALAGAGLAGCSPSAAPSKEEAAAEAVNDWLGAEPEIPEDKIVETIDTEVLVCGAGTSGLFAACSAAEEGAKVVCLEKAGIGGGVRDNLGSLNSRLQKEAGCEIDENEICNDLMRYADGYCNPRLYHIWAQNSGEAIDWYQDRLEEAGFELFFEAANDAKPSIYKHWATGHIPSWPADAEFAGLKDVTNGKIVLGDYAKKVGVDFRFTTPLVKLVHENGKVTGAIAKGSDGYIKINASKGTVVCTGGYARNEDMLKALQPQTLNKYSLSIAIDGTTGDGIKSCLWAGARMDEVHTAMVFDRVAVKPDEFGGAQTTGSLFWMGSNPWLKVNLNGERFANESGPYDYILNAALTQPNHTVVDIWDSDYETYLEQFDIHGCARVYPFENGAPTNMTLETVKGINEGLLADGYIVKADTIEELAKGLGIPAENLKKTVERQNENYDNQVDPDFGKEAFRLSPVRKAPFYGVRTSGYMLCTLDGITINENFQAVNEAGEAIEGLYVTGVDSGSYYAHTYPNMSTGNCCGRSVTFARMIGKALAAK
- a CDS encoding protein-ADP-ribose hydrolase gives rise to the protein MDEIDVHEALGRLVAFLAAEREELAGLAVPDDPEERWTLARSLMNMRLPHPVPAAVLEAQDAVLRSRIARAGVTDAGTLSSVGDGGVDGRLALWRGDITTLAADAIVNAANSKLLGCFIPGHHCIDNAIHTFAGMQLRLACSELMRAQGHDEPVGNAQVTPAFNLPSRFVVHTVGPQVPTGAPSAAQDEQLASCYRASLDAAAAAGCASLAFCCISTGEFRFPRERAARIAVGEVRAWLARDERIERVVFNVFGDEDERVYRELLG
- a CDS encoding putative hydro-lyase, which gives rise to MTNDVVPAKPEGVADEVWAQMLAASPVEARRLIRSGAFTAPTSGLCPGYAQANLIVLPREQAYDFLLFAQRNPKPCPLLEVTEVGAREATICAIDCDIATDFPRYRIYEHGQLVAEVENVEDYWRDDLVSFVIGCSFSFESELIEAGIEIRHNTMGCNVPMYLTGVPCTPAGSMSGNMVMSMRPIPYDQVVKAVRISGAIPKVHGAPIHIGDPAAIGVHDIAHPEFGDPVDIRDGEVPVFWACGVTPQSIVMNSKPPFAITHAPGCMLITDTKNVDLKE
- a CDS encoding DUF559 domain-containing protein, yielding MRIGSRSFRALEDTSALLDEAPNKGALAEPGPWWLHRPLHVLVGKPSARRSSSEVIAHVQSGPLPAGSVLDTCNGFCVCSPELCFLQMATGMTLPKLIELGFELCGTYDVSNGEMRPCMPLTTVEKLAAFAERAERIRGRANALRALSYVASGSASPRETILTMLLNLPYALGGYGIAMPVLNHRIDLGKRERRIAGRAYLVCDLYWPAAKLDVEYDGGLHVEADRVSKDSMRRDALVSMGITVLTVTNWQLNDGGEMNGIAHVIAGRVGKQLRYKDPKFTQTNRALRKELLGNP
- a CDS encoding response regulator transcription factor, encoding MAAAFPHTAPAPASAAAHPLRFLVCTVALMGSFIGYWLLNYSAFPLFDPVFLWTREASAVAGGLTLTALAFASYWYPRLFTSRRFFAAAASTMVVGSLVMALGIFGALPAVLVCGAALVTVGTGLSNIIVGIGCIGLDARRLGISVTLAYVLAYALRSVFALLPWGVNLALFCIIPLVAVLIIAPYARPLLNQVYAEGSPAQAAVTAPSSFLPFGHQLFVTLLLFRFIYGYTLTFGEVGRVPLLALGALVPFVLVLGYVVLSRKDFSPDAFFQLSILCSVAGFLVLSIATVNGTLISTLLSCGTGFFEILMYFVLIALGAKNTVSALPMLAWGNAMASWGTLLGANFGRFTNEMTADATTTSIISACLVSGIVAYVVLVQKSFSFSHTIQGIQPLAPLVSATGTAGDGPLSPVADRCAAIGEAAGLTDREQEIFEYLARGRNVRFIQDELTVSYNTVKTHVSHIYAKLDVHSHQELIDLVERQA